Genomic segment of uncultured Desulfobacter sp.:
TTGCAAAAAGAGCATTTACCAGTCTTTTTGAAGTTTTTCCTGTTTTTGAACTCGAATCCACAATTCAGGCAGTAGTAAGCTTCCATTAGAATTTTTTTCTTTTGAGCCCGGACAGTTTTATCTATGAATTCTAAATGCTGGACAACATCTTTCTCCATGATACCAACCGATTGTGAAATATCCCGTATAGTCATGGGACCATTTTCAAGGTGATTTATAATTAACATGGGTAAACCCCGGCTTTGCCGGGGAGACTCTCATAGTTTGACATTTGCGGGAAAAATAGAAAGCCTCCATTAATGTGAACCGCTCAAAGATCACAAAAGAAAGGAGGCTTTCGATGAATACATACAGCAAATTAAATCATACAACATGGGATTGCAAGTACCATTTGGTATGGATTCCAATCTGGCCCTGACAACAATTTTGTGGGGTAACGTTGGGATTAATGTGCTGGCGACATTATTGTCAAATTCAGTACTTACAGGCATCAGTGCTTTTTTGTTTTCGACGGTTTTGATCACTTTTCTGGGCGAAGTTATTCCCCAGGCCTATTTTTCACGCAATGCCCTTAAAGTTGCAGCACGAATGGCTCCGATACTTATCTTTTACCAGTGCCTGCTCTATCCGGTGACCAAACCGTCAGCCATAATGCTGGATTGATGGTTTGGTAAAGAGAGCATTCAATACTTTCGTGAGCACAGCATCGGGGCGATGATCAAGAAACATATGGAGGCGGGTGATCCGGATATTGACCGGATCGAAGGTTTGGGCGCACTGAACTTTCTGGCCATTGATGATTTGAGAATGGCCCAAGAAGGCGTGCTCCTGGACCCTCTAAGCATTGTTCAACTGCCGTCGTCCAACGGACAGCCCGTTTTTCCTGCATACAGTTAGAATCCGGAAGATCCTTTTTTAAAAACCATTGAAAAATCTCAGAAGAAATGGGTCATCCTCACCGATGAAACCAATATGCCCCTTACGGTTCTGGATGTAGACGGTTTTATCCGGCATGCCATGTTCAAATATCCGCCTCCAGATCTTACCTGGCATTGCCGTAAATCCATCTTTATTGAAGATACGGCAACCAAGCTGGGTAAGATTCTTCCACTTTTCAGGAACAAACCCAGCCATGAAGACGACGACATTGCTGAACCCGACATAATCCTGACCTGGGGGGGGGGGATTCAAAGCGGATCATCACCGGTACCGATATCTTTGGCCGGCTTATGGGGGGATATCCACCCAGGATCTGCCGAAGATTATTTGAACAAAGAGCTGCCTATTTGATAAGTTTTCGTATCCTGTTGATTCCAGCCACCACCTCTTCGGCCGCAACTTTCAAGGCTGTGCCTGTATTTTCCGCTGTCTTTTCAGCCTCATTGGTAAACAATTTTACTTTTACAACCAGCTTATCATACTTTTTTTCAAGTTTTTCAAACTCATCCTCTGCTTCGGCCTTTCCAAGATGGGCTTTAAGCTTAATTTCATCTTTAAGTTGTTTCAGGTCCTGTTTGAGTTCTTTAAATATAGTTTGCACTATTTTTTCCTTTTTTTTGAATGATGTTTTTATTGATGCTGAATCACAATTCTCTACACGGTACACAGTTTAATGTAAAATTGTTTTTACTAATCAAAATTACAAAGTAATTTGCCCCTTATAGGCTTTTCCTAAAGCATCAGCAGCCCAGACGGCTGCTTCCACCTTGTCTGGCGTCAAATCAAACCAGATGGCGTGGATGGTTTCCCCGGCAGCACATGTAACTTCGGCTATCCGGCTGATATCCTCAAGGCAGATCGGCAGGCCCACTGAAAAGCAGAAATCACGGACTTCCTCAACTATATCCGTGTCCCGGCCTTCCATGACAAGCTGAACCAGGGTGCCGAAAGCAACCTTTTCACCATGGAATTTGGCGTGGGTATCCCCCAGGCCGGTCAACCCGTTGTGGATAGCGTGTGCACCGGCGAGACCGCCGCTTTCAAACCCGATACCGCTTAAAAGGGTGTTGGCTTCCACCACGGCTTCCACAGCTGATGTGACCACTTTTTTTCCCACGACGAGCTTGACCAGATACCCGTGCTCCAAGAGCGTATCGTATCGTAGCACAGCCTTGCCAGAGCCAAAGCGGAGAGGGTCGGCGGGAAGGTTCCATTCAATGCATTGGGTTTGCAGCTTTTAGGGCAAGTATCCACCTCTCAGAAGGTGGCAAGTGCATCCCTCATACCCGAGACAAGAAACCGGGTAGGGGCTTTGGCAATGGTATCGGTGTCGGGCTTGATCATAACTTCGGCCATTTGTGCTAATATGTTCAGAATATGAAGAATAACACTGGGATTACAGGTGGTTGATGGCGCTAAGAATCAGTTTTTTTTCATGAGTGGCCCATGATCAAGCCCCTGTTTTTGTTAAACAAGTCGATCAGATCCGTATATCATTCAAGATCGATTATCTAACTGCATAACATGATTATTGTCATATTAACCAAATCTGTATAATTCCTTTTAAAATCACTATTATTGAATATGATTAAATATTGTCGGGCAAAAATTGCAACAGTCAATTAAATGCCCCTATTCAATTTCCCTTTATTCTTGCCCAGAAGACCGTTGGCTTACCGGTATCATTGTTAATTAAGAGCCTTTCTAATAAAGGTGTTTGATACTTCAGCCTGTGCTCAGAAGGACTCAAATAGATCTCCCCTATATGGCTGAGACTCAACTTTAGGATCAATGGCTGTGAAATTGATTACCAGGAGCCATGAACATGGCATTTGGCCATTATGCCACGCCTGCTCATGGGCATATTTAAGACATGGAGGCGCCAGGACGTTAATTTAAGATTCGATCCAGAAAACAGTTGGAGCTATCCTACCATCTCTGCAAGAAGGGCATTTACCAGGCTTTTTGAATTTTTCCTGTTTTTGAACTCGAATCCACAATTCAGGCAGTAGTAAGCTTCCATTAGAATTCTTTTCTTTTGGGTTGACGAGCTTCAAATACTGTAACGGTGTTGAGGCTTGCCTCACCAAACAAGAACCATATATTTTCAATGTGATTTAAGTGAGTTAAACGAAAGTGCCATCAAAAACGAAGTTACAAAATAATGTAACGGTACACTAAAAAATCAAAAATGATCTGTGGTTTCAAAATTTTAAAGGTAGAACAAGCATCAAGCGGCATCCTTAATATAAGAAAGAGACACCACCAGGCCATCCTCGGCGTAACCAAAGGTGGCCTGTTCGTACAGATAAATTGTGATAAGGATTACTGGGGAGGGAGATCGGATATAAATTCCAGAGCAAGGTTGATATCAACAAAGTTGTGATTCAACTCCTTTGCCCTGTCCTGGCAGTCTGTACAGATTTCTTTAAATTTTCTCATGTCGCCTTTGACGGCCATATAAATTTGTTCAACGGCTTCCTGCTGGATATCTTTGTATTTTTCGATGAAGTCTTCGACCTCTATGGGGTATAAAATCAGAGTTTTGAGCCGGCTGAGTATATCGGGATGATTCCGGCTCAGATGGGTTCTGACCTTTGGGAGCCCTGCAAATACGATGGGAACACCGGCATCAATAATTCGTTTGAGATATGGCCAGACCCGGGAGTCCAGGTCATTGGCTTCATCTATGATGATAAAACAATTGGATAGGTTGCAGATCGTTTTCAGGTACTGGGGAGTCCGGCGGTAGGTGGCGGTGGCCTCATAATTCAATTCCTTGAGTATGGATGCCAGGGTTTCATGGATGTTGAACAGAGATTCGACCCATACGGCATGGAGCTTTTTAGGCCGCAGCAATTTTAAAAAACGAGTTTTTCCTGCGCCAAAATCTCCTTCAATGAGTACGCTTTGGCCCCTGTATATCCTATTATAAGTGGCAGACAGGTATGAGACTCTTCGTTTATCACTGATAAAATCCTCTTTCATGTCATATCTCCGAGGGATGCATAAGTCGCCACTCGATTCGTAGTTAACGATTTTTGGCAATCAAGCATAAATGCATTGAACAAAGCCTGTTTTTTACGTTCCTCAGGCTGGTCCATTTTTTTCATGTAATCTGCGTACCTTGATTGATTATGGTGAAGTACTTGCTCCGCCCGGGCCAGGGAAAGGCCTTTATGGTAAATTTCGATTAAAATAGGCCGATCAACGGCCATATTGTGCTTTTCCAAAAGAGCGATAATAGTGTCGAGTTCGTCGGGCTCAGGAGCAGGCACTGGTGCAGGTGGCCTGTCAAACGGCTTTTTTGCAATGGCTTCGCCCAGAAGTATGCCGTCTTCACTGGGCTCAAAGATAAAAAGTTTGTCCCTGTATCTGGATATCTTTACCGACGTACTTTTATGCTTGCTGAACCGGTCTGCACCACTGGTCACATAATAATCGCGTTTGTCATGGCGGATGGTTCTGTTCTTGGATACGGTGGCTTTGATTTTTCTGTAACCATATTTCATATATTCTTGAACCTGCTCCGGGATAAAGTTCAGGGTGTCTGCCTGGTTTGACAAAAAATTATCAAACTTCTGTGCCGGCACCCAGGCACTGACCACGCCGTCTTCAGTAAAATAATGTTGTGTATGATTATGTTCGTCTCGGTATTGGCGGAGCACAGTGCTGCTCCTCAATTCATCAAGGGTGATATCAAGAAGGGTTACAGTAACTTTTTCCTTTCTTCCCCGTTTGAAGTCATATTCGGTAACGGTTTTCACAATCCTGTCCTCAAAGGCTTTGATAATCCGTATTTCAAAATTATGCAGGCTCCGGTGTGAAGATTCCAGGTGCGCCTTATCTTTGGGGGAATGCGCCCTTGAAAAATCCGGCGCTAAATAAAAACCGCCTGGCGTAGAATGCGCAAGGTTCATGGCATTAATGGGTCGCTTTAAATTTAAAAATCCCTTTGCCTGGTCGGGCCTGATGCCGATTGTTTTCAAAGGAAAAGGGGTGCATAACAAAAAACGGGTAAAAAGGTCCACAGAGTTCAGATTACTTTCGGTAAAATAGAATTCCAGGATGAACAGCTTCCTGGAACCGGTATCAAATATTTCAATCACCTGCGGTTTCTGCCAGTTTCCACGTTCATCTCTGATTCTTAAATATTGGAACTTGCAACCGTCAACCTGGATCAAGGCAAACACCGGAACCGATTTGAAGCTATAACGTGCCGGTGACGGCTCCTGATCGTCCTCTTTTTCCAGATAAAATTTGAGATTCTCCCTTTTGGCGCATCGCCGAAGTGCCGGAAGGCTGATTGTTTTACCCAACTCTTCCTCGAGCCAGCAGTGGTAATTTTTAATGGTCCTGGCTCTTCGGGTGATAAAAATGAACCCCTGAGATGACGGATCGCATGACGCCTTGACCATTTCAATAAACCGCCTTTTTGTTTGCTCGTCTATAACCTTGGGGCGCCCGCTGCACTTGCGGCCATCCATAATTCCTTTTTCAACCAGCAAAAGGGGTACCGGGATAATCCCGGTTTTCTTGTACTGGTCCTTGTAATATTTTTTGGATCTTCTCTTGGCAGATCCGATTTTATTCATGATTTTTTTATGCAGCAGTAAATGGAAGCGGTCGTCAATGCTCAGGTCATCCATTATCTGCCCCCGTTGATACAATCTTTTCGTGTATGACCCGATGCCACAACAATGCAGCCGGGCGAGAGGTCTGCTGCCAATGATCATGCTGTGCCACACGGACCTGTTCAAGCATTGCCTTTACAACAGCCATGTATTCATTCGAAATTTGATCCGTCAGATCCGGTTTGGTTACCGATGCCGTTTTTCGGGAGTCGATAAATTTTTTGATGTTACGCGCGGTTAACTCCATGCCGCTTTCTATAATCTCCTTCCAAAGTTGGCGCTGTTCTATGGAATCCAGTTGAGTAAGAGGCCGTGCCTGGGATTCGTTGGCCGGTAACGTGTCCCCAATTGGGGACAGATTATAGATGACTTCATAAAATTTGATCAGGCGGTAAGCATGGGATTTTCCCATATCCCATCGCGCCCTGGTATATGTTTCGAATGATTCAAACAGAGCCTGCTTATACAAACGATTGTCACGAATTTCTTTCAAGGCCTTGCCGATTTTGGAAAAACACTCCTGATTCCGGGCAATCAGGGTTTCAAGCTTGGCCAACCGTTTCATACTCATTGCCCTCCCGGCATGGGTTTGCCGATTGCAGCGACCAAGGCAGCTATCTTTGATGCCGGAACCTGGTGGGCAGTATTTATCTGCTTCAAAAATCAGGACGCTGTCCCGGAATCCATATCCCTTGATTTTCATGACAAGGTCGATGGTGTTAAAGTTTTTTTCGCACCGGAAGCACCTGGCCAGGTTCGTGGTTGGATTTACAGCCGTTTGAAATTCATTGCACAGAGGGCATAGAAAACGAAAATAGCCATCCCTGATTTTAGATGGAATCTGTAAATGATCCCTGATCAGCATATCCACAGGGATATTGTTCCTCAGTTCAAATAATTCCCGTGATGAAAACCTGTGCGCCATGAGACATTTCCTTATTTTTAGAATTTCAGATGCCTTTTTATATCACCGGCCAGGGTCGGTTGTCAGTTGCCTCTTGAACTGGGATGCTGATTACTCTGTTTGTATCCATATATATTATCAATAACTTACGCACATGATGTCTCTTAGAATCAAAATCCGATTAGTATGTTCATATATCCTAATATTACAAGAAGTTACTCCAATCATGTCTCTTGAAATCAATATTCGATTAGTCAGAGGCGTTTATGGGAATTCTCGAATTTTTTCTTTGGTGTGGCTGATAACCTGGGTGACCAGGTATTGGGCGATAATTGCCGGCTTGATACCGTATTCTATTTCAATAACTTCCAATGGTAGAACAGGCAATTTTCCGGATGTTTGAAGGTTCTCTGCCTCTTCAAGCTTTTTTGCCAGATAATTATTTTTGGAGACAGCTTTATTTTTCCTGTTCCAGTTTTCACATTGCCTGCGATGAAGCTCATTTTGGCAAGCCGGGCTACATGTTCTCTGCCTGCCTTTTTGTCTTACATCAGGAGCAAACCATTTTCGGCAAATAGAACAAGGGCGTTTTCCACGAGAATTCT
This window contains:
- a CDS encoding CNNM domain-containing protein, producing the protein MGLQVPFGMDSNLALTTILWGNVGINVLATLLSNSVLTGISAFLFSTVLITFLGEVIPQAYFSRNALKVAARMAPILIFYQCLLYPVTKPSAIMLD
- a CDS encoding iron-containing alcohol dehydrogenase → MLRYDTLLEHGYLVKLVVGKKVVTSAVEAVVEANTLLSGIGFESGGLAGAHAIHNGLTGLGDTHAKFHGEKVAFGTLVQLVMEGRDTDIVEEVRDFCFSVGLPICLEDISRIAEVTCAAGETIHAIWFDLTPDKVEAAVWAADALGKAYKGQITL
- a CDS encoding ATP-binding protein, translating into MKEDFISDKRRVSYLSATYNRIYRGQSVLIEGDFGAGKTRFLKLLRPKKLHAVWVESLFNIHETLASILKELNYEATATYRRTPQYLKTICNLSNCFIIIDEANDLDSRVWPYLKRIIDAGVPIVFAGLPKVRTHLSRNHPDILSRLKTLILYPIEVEDFIEKYKDIQQEAVEQIYMAVKGDMRKFKEICTDCQDRAKELNHNFVDINLALEFISDLPPQ
- a CDS encoding integrase — translated: MDDLSIDDRFHLLLHKKIMNKIGSAKRRSKKYYKDQYKKTGIIPVPLLLVEKGIMDGRKCSGRPKVIDEQTKRRFIEMVKASCDPSSQGFIFITRRARTIKNYHCWLEEELGKTISLPALRRCAKRENLKFYLEKEDDQEPSPARYSFKSVPVFALIQVDGCKFQYLRIRDERGNWQKPQVIEIFDTGSRKLFILEFYFTESNLNSVDLFTRFLLCTPFPLKTIGIRPDQAKGFLNLKRPINAMNLAHSTPGGFYLAPDFSRAHSPKDKAHLESSHRSLHNFEIRIIKAFEDRIVKTVTEYDFKRGRKEKVTVTLLDITLDELRSSTVLRQYRDEHNHTQHYFTEDGVVSAWVPAQKFDNFLSNQADTLNFIPEQVQEYMKYGYRKIKATVSKNRTIRHDKRDYYVTSGADRFSKHKSTSVKISRYRDKLFIFEPSEDGILLGEAIAKKPFDRPPAPVPAPEPDELDTIIALLEKHNMAVDRPILIEIYHKGLSLARAEQVLHHNQSRYADYMKKMDQPEERKKQALFNAFMLDCQKSLTTNRVATYASLGDMT
- a CDS encoding CHC2 zinc finger domain-containing protein, coding for MAHRFSSRELFELRNNIPVDMLIRDHLQIPSKIRDGYFRFLCPLCNEFQTAVNPTTNLARCFRCEKNFNTIDLVMKIKGYGFRDSVLIFEADKYCPPGSGIKDSCLGRCNRQTHAGRAMSMKRLAKLETLIARNQECFSKIGKALKEIRDNRLYKQALFESFETYTRARWDMGKSHAYRLIKFYEVIYNLSPIGDTLPANESQARPLTQLDSIEQRQLWKEIIESGMELTARNIKKFIDSRKTASVTKPDLTDQISNEYMAVVKAMLEQVRVAQHDHWQQTSRPAALLWHRVIHEKIVSTGADNG